A genomic stretch from Hemibagrus wyckioides isolate EC202008001 linkage group LG20, SWU_Hwy_1.0, whole genome shotgun sequence includes:
- the LOC131371142 gene encoding cAMP-responsive element modulator-like isoform X1 translates to MAVTGDETESAATGDMPAYHMRSTSSGLPQGMVMAPSPRAIHSPEQQAEATLKREVRLMKNRQAARECRRKKKEYVKCLENRVAVLENQNKTLIEELRALKDIYCHKPE, encoded by the exons ATGGCAGTGACGGGAGATGAAACAGAATCAG CAGCTACAGGAGACATGCCTGCATATCATATGCGGTCCACATCGTCAGGGCTACCACAAGGTATGGTCATGGCTCCATCACCGAGAGCAATCCACAGTCCAGAGCAACAAGCAGAGGCCACACTCAAACGAGAGGTTCGCCTAATGAAGAACCG ACAGGCAGCACGAGAGTGTCGTCGGAAGAAGAAAGAATATGTGAAGTGCCTGGAGAATCGCGTTGCTGTGCTGGAAAAccagaataaaacactaataGAGGAACTCAGAGCTCTGAAAGACATTTACTGCCACAAGcctgagtaa
- the LOC131371142 gene encoding cAMP-responsive element modulator-like isoform X3: MPAYHMRSTSSGLPQGMVMAPSPRAIHSPEQQAEATLKREVRLMKNRQAARECRRKKKEYVKCLENRVAVLENQNKTLIEELRALKDIYCHKPE, from the exons ATGCCTGCATATCATATGCGGTCCACATCGTCAGGGCTACCACAAGGTATGGTCATGGCTCCATCACCGAGAGCAATCCACAGTCCAGAGCAACAAGCAGAGGCCACACTCAAACGAGAGGTTCGCCTAATGAAGAACCG ACAGGCAGCACGAGAGTGTCGTCGGAAGAAGAAAGAATATGTGAAGTGCCTGGAGAATCGCGTTGCTGTGCTGGAAAAccagaataaaacactaataGAGGAACTCAGAGCTCTGAAAGACATTTACTGCCACAAGcctgagtaa
- the LOC131371140 gene encoding tripartite motif-containing protein 16-like isoform X1, translating into MSGFLDKTARCRNYAAFGYVECGPCTGKKNTGFLKDKICSRHDKLLEVFCCLDQQCICVKCSLDDHKGHTIVSASEERTEKQSQLVEAKMKSQQRIMDRKRELGELLKAVESHKLSAQVALEQSEKTFSEIICFIEKKRAKIQDLIRAQEKIAVSRAEGLLKQLEEEISELQRQDEELQQLSLTEDHIHFLQRYVFLTATLGSSDLPNITVSSVISFEEVAKSVTELKKHLEDFCKAGMEKIENRVKQIQILTPMTREEVLQYYCELTMDPNTAYRRLSLSETNRAVSNYDQDLPYPDHPERFDWPQVLCEQPVCGRYYWEVEWSGRNGVNIAVSYKSIRRKGGRNECWFGCSDQSWRLYCSPFRYAFRHHGKETYIPKRNNSTRIGVFVDYNAGTLSFYSIAEKMILLYKVQCEFTDPLYPGFTVWPGSKLTLCCPIDLNIDF; encoded by the exons atgtcaggaTTCTTGGACAAGACAGCCAGATGTAGGAATTATGCTGCATTTGGCTATGTGGAGTGTGGTCCATGCactggaaagaaaaacacaggatTTCTCAAGGACAAGATCTGCTCTAGGCATGATAAGCTGCTAGAGGTTTTCTGCTGCTTGGATCAGCAGTGTATCTGTGTAAAGTGTTCATTGGATGATCACAAAGGACATACAATTGTATCTGCTTCAGAAGAGAGAACGGAGAAACAG AGCCAGCTGGTTGAGGCAAAGATGAAATCACAGCAGAGGATCATGGACAGGAAAAGGGAGCTTGGGGAACTGCTGAAAGCTGTGGAGTCTCACAAG CTGTCTGCACAAGTAGCACTGGAGCAGAGTGAGAAGACCTTTTCTGAGATTATTTGCTTTATTGAGAAAAAACGCGCTAAGATTCAGGACCTAATTCGAGCTCAGGAGAAGATTGCAGTAAGCCGAGCCGAAGGCCTCCTGAAACAGCTAGAAGAGGAAATCTCTGAGCTTCAGAGGCAAGACGAAGAGCTACAGCAGCTCTCTCTAACAGAGGATCACATTCACTTTCTGCAG CGTTATGTATTTCTCACTGCCACACTTGGATCTTCTGATTTACCCAACATCACTGTTAGCTCTGTCATCTCCTTTGAGGAAGTAGCAAAGTCTGTAACTGAACTAAAAAAGCATTTGGAAGATTTTTGTAAAGCAGGCATGGAGAAAATTGAAAACAGAG TGAAGCAAATTCAAATCCTTACACCCATGACCAGAGAGGaggtcctgcagt ATTATTGTGAGCTAACCATGGATCCCAACACTGCATACAGACGCCTCAGCCTGTCCGAGACCAACCGAGCAGTGTCCAACTATGACCAGGACCTGCCTTACCCAGATCATCCAGAGAGGTTTGACTGGCCCCAAGTGTTGTGTGAGCAGCCTGTGTGTGGACGTTATTACTGggaagtggagtggagtggCAGAAATGGTGTTAACATTGCTGTCTCATATAAAAGCATCCGTCGAAAGGGTGGCCGCAATGAGTGCTGGTTTGGCTGCAGTGATCAGTCGTGGAGGCTGTACTGCTCACCTTTTAGATATGCCTTTAGGCATCATGGCAAGGAAACATACATCCCCAAAAGGAACAACTCCACCAGGATTGGTGTCTTTGTTGATTACAATGCTGGGACACTGTCTTTCTACAGTATAGCTGAAAAAATGATTCTGCTCTACAAAGTGCAGTGTGAGTTCACAGATCCTTTGTATCCAGGATTTACTGTGTGGCCAGGATCCAAACTGACACTATGTTGTCCTATAGatttaaatatagatttttaa
- the LOC131371142 gene encoding cAMP-responsive element modulator-like isoform X2, whose amino-acid sequence MAVTGDETESATGDMPAYHMRSTSSGLPQGMVMAPSPRAIHSPEQQAEATLKREVRLMKNRQAARECRRKKKEYVKCLENRVAVLENQNKTLIEELRALKDIYCHKPE is encoded by the exons ATGGCAGTGACGGGAGATGAAACAGAATCAG CTACAGGAGACATGCCTGCATATCATATGCGGTCCACATCGTCAGGGCTACCACAAGGTATGGTCATGGCTCCATCACCGAGAGCAATCCACAGTCCAGAGCAACAAGCAGAGGCCACACTCAAACGAGAGGTTCGCCTAATGAAGAACCG ACAGGCAGCACGAGAGTGTCGTCGGAAGAAGAAAGAATATGTGAAGTGCCTGGAGAATCGCGTTGCTGTGCTGGAAAAccagaataaaacactaataGAGGAACTCAGAGCTCTGAAAGACATTTACTGCCACAAGcctgagtaa
- the LOC131371140 gene encoding tripartite motif-containing protein 16-like isoform X2: protein MSGFLDKTARCRNYAAFGYVECGPCTGKKNTGFLKDKICSRHDKLLEVFCCLDQQCICVKCSLDDHKGHTIVSASEERTEKQLSAQVALEQSEKTFSEIICFIEKKRAKIQDLIRAQEKIAVSRAEGLLKQLEEEISELQRQDEELQQLSLTEDHIHFLQRYVFLTATLGSSDLPNITVSSVISFEEVAKSVTELKKHLEDFCKAGMEKIENRVKQIQILTPMTREEVLQYYCELTMDPNTAYRRLSLSETNRAVSNYDQDLPYPDHPERFDWPQVLCEQPVCGRYYWEVEWSGRNGVNIAVSYKSIRRKGGRNECWFGCSDQSWRLYCSPFRYAFRHHGKETYIPKRNNSTRIGVFVDYNAGTLSFYSIAEKMILLYKVQCEFTDPLYPGFTVWPGSKLTLCCPIDLNIDF from the exons atgtcaggaTTCTTGGACAAGACAGCCAGATGTAGGAATTATGCTGCATTTGGCTATGTGGAGTGTGGTCCATGCactggaaagaaaaacacaggatTTCTCAAGGACAAGATCTGCTCTAGGCATGATAAGCTGCTAGAGGTTTTCTGCTGCTTGGATCAGCAGTGTATCTGTGTAAAGTGTTCATTGGATGATCACAAAGGACATACAATTGTATCTGCTTCAGAAGAGAGAACGGAGAAACAG CTGTCTGCACAAGTAGCACTGGAGCAGAGTGAGAAGACCTTTTCTGAGATTATTTGCTTTATTGAGAAAAAACGCGCTAAGATTCAGGACCTAATTCGAGCTCAGGAGAAGATTGCAGTAAGCCGAGCCGAAGGCCTCCTGAAACAGCTAGAAGAGGAAATCTCTGAGCTTCAGAGGCAAGACGAAGAGCTACAGCAGCTCTCTCTAACAGAGGATCACATTCACTTTCTGCAG CGTTATGTATTTCTCACTGCCACACTTGGATCTTCTGATTTACCCAACATCACTGTTAGCTCTGTCATCTCCTTTGAGGAAGTAGCAAAGTCTGTAACTGAACTAAAAAAGCATTTGGAAGATTTTTGTAAAGCAGGCATGGAGAAAATTGAAAACAGAG TGAAGCAAATTCAAATCCTTACACCCATGACCAGAGAGGaggtcctgcagt ATTATTGTGAGCTAACCATGGATCCCAACACTGCATACAGACGCCTCAGCCTGTCCGAGACCAACCGAGCAGTGTCCAACTATGACCAGGACCTGCCTTACCCAGATCATCCAGAGAGGTTTGACTGGCCCCAAGTGTTGTGTGAGCAGCCTGTGTGTGGACGTTATTACTGggaagtggagtggagtggCAGAAATGGTGTTAACATTGCTGTCTCATATAAAAGCATCCGTCGAAAGGGTGGCCGCAATGAGTGCTGGTTTGGCTGCAGTGATCAGTCGTGGAGGCTGTACTGCTCACCTTTTAGATATGCCTTTAGGCATCATGGCAAGGAAACATACATCCCCAAAAGGAACAACTCCACCAGGATTGGTGTCTTTGTTGATTACAATGCTGGGACACTGTCTTTCTACAGTATAGCTGAAAAAATGATTCTGCTCTACAAAGTGCAGTGTGAGTTCACAGATCCTTTGTATCCAGGATTTACTGTGTGGCCAGGATCCAAACTGACACTATGTTGTCCTATAGatttaaatatagatttttaa